A window of the Butyricimonas faecalis genome harbors these coding sequences:
- a CDS encoding DUF3298 and DUF4163 domain-containing protein, whose translation MKSTLIMAVFMAFTFMGCQPKVQDLNVKNEKVTVNSENWDITVNRSMFSSADANVNKSCEVLNKKIEKFVNDLQDSLKADANEFFQSWQGSGEERPAWIYELQVGDSVFMANDRYVSVRLMVYTFTGGAHGITNFYTFNYDVQNQKFLTDQEVLNYVNEAQINAQLKANFKNPEGCFTTDPTLKDVTTVNFNKKSVCFTYGQYVLGAYACGVAEVTVPRAALKNDLLIK comes from the coding sequence ATGAAAAGTACACTAATTATGGCAGTTTTTATGGCATTTACCTTTATGGGGTGCCAGCCCAAAGTTCAAGATTTGAACGTGAAAAATGAGAAGGTTACAGTGAATTCTGAGAACTGGGATATTACGGTAAATCGTTCCATGTTTTCGTCTGCTGATGCAAACGTGAACAAGAGTTGCGAGGTATTGAACAAGAAAATTGAGAAGTTCGTGAATGATTTGCAGGATAGTTTGAAGGCTGATGCGAACGAGTTCTTTCAATCATGGCAAGGAAGCGGGGAAGAGCGTCCGGCATGGATATACGAGTTGCAAGTAGGAGATAGCGTGTTCATGGCAAATGACCGGTACGTGAGTGTTCGTTTGATGGTTTACACGTTTACGGGTGGGGCTCATGGAATAACAAATTTCTATACGTTCAATTATGACGTGCAGAATCAGAAATTCTTAACCGATCAAGAAGTGTTGAATTACGTGAATGAAGCGCAGATTAATGCCCAATTGAAAGCGAATTTCAAGAATCCGGAAGGTTGTTTTACAACAGATCCCACGCTGAAAGATGTGACTACTGTAAACTTTAATAAGAAATCTGTTTGTTTTACCTATGGTCAATATGTGCTGGGAGCTTATGCGTGTGGGGTGGCAGAAGTGACTGTGCCCCGGGCGGCATTGAAAAACGATTTATTGATTAAGTAA
- a CDS encoding site-specific integrase: MNQTDVKVSFYLKKSEADAKGNCPVMARLIVGKYSETAFSVKLRVPQSLWLSGRACGKSAAARDINNRLDEIRAAAFSIYAEQSANREVVTAEEVKHQLLGMAPEQETLLSYFRLFMRNFEKRVGINRTESSLNGYRNSYDHLVRFLQSQYKLSDIPFAALDRSFIEKFDLHLRTECHLAPGTIVNLTVRLKTIVGEAIADGIITAFPFVGYEPTHPQSEQKYLTTEELNRIMTTPLHSRTLYHVRDLFLFSCYTGIPYSDMCMLTNENLSLAEDGIWWIRSSRKKTGVDFEIPLMELPLHIIEKYRDVAPEGKLLPMYSNSSLNHYLKQIAVLCGIERKLVFHVARHTYATEITLSHGVPLETVSKMLGHSRIGTTQLYAKVTDNKIDTDTKALDKKIAERFSVVI, translated from the coding sequence ATGAATCAAACAGATGTAAAGGTTTCGTTCTACCTTAAAAAGAGCGAGGCGGATGCCAAGGGAAATTGTCCCGTAATGGCACGGCTTATTGTCGGCAAGTACTCTGAAACAGCATTCAGTGTTAAGCTTCGTGTGCCACAGTCTTTGTGGTTATCTGGACGTGCCTGTGGGAAAAGCGCTGCGGCCCGAGACATAAATAACAGGCTGGATGAAATACGTGCAGCTGCTTTCAGTATCTATGCGGAACAATCCGCAAACCGTGAAGTTGTTACTGCAGAAGAAGTAAAACACCAGCTTTTGGGAATGGCTCCGGAACAGGAAACCTTGTTAAGCTATTTCAGGCTTTTCATGAGAAATTTCGAGAAACGTGTTGGGATTAACCGGACGGAAAGCAGCTTGAACGGTTATCGAAATTCCTATGATCATCTGGTTCGTTTCTTACAGTCACAATACAAGTTGTCAGACATTCCTTTTGCAGCATTAGACCGTTCTTTCATTGAAAAATTCGATTTGCATTTGCGTACGGAATGTCATTTGGCTCCAGGAACGATTGTAAATCTTACTGTAAGGCTGAAAACAATTGTCGGAGAAGCGATTGCGGACGGTATCATTACAGCGTTTCCTTTTGTGGGTTATGAACCGACGCATCCGCAATCGGAACAAAAATATCTTACAACAGAGGAATTGAACAGAATCATGACCACCCCTTTGCATAGTCGCACCCTTTATCATGTACGGGATTTGTTTTTGTTTTCCTGCTATACTGGTATTCCTTATAGCGATATGTGTATGCTGACAAATGAGAATCTTTCCCTTGCTGAAGATGGCATTTGGTGGATTAGGAGTTCACGCAAGAAAACCGGTGTAGATTTTGAAATACCGCTTATGGAATTGCCGCTTCATATCATTGAAAAGTACCGGGATGTGGCTCCTGAGGGAAAGCTTCTTCCTATGTATTCCAACAGTTCGTTGAACCATTATTTGAAACAGATAGCCGTACTCTGTGGCATAGAACGCAAGCTGGTCTTCCACGTGGCCCGTCATACCTATGCGACCGAAATCACCCTTTCCCATGGTGTACCACTTGAAACGGTCAGCAAGATGTTGGGACACAGCAGAATTGGTACTACACAGCTTTATGCAAAGGTTACAGACAATAAGATAGATACAGATACAAAAGCATTGGATAAAAAAATTGCTGAGAGGTTTTCTGTAGTTATTTGA
- a CDS encoding site-specific integrase, whose translation MKRNTDNMEIKRRSTFAILFYINRTKIRKDGTCQLLCKISIDAKWEQIGTKVSVNPAVWNPEKGRADGRSENAITVNRAIDDLTKEIKEHYRRIKNSLGFITAEQVKNAVMGVGQKPLTLLALFREHNEEFKKRIGVDRIKESYDSYLRSYKHLSAFVQEKRGIEDVLLRNLDRVFYDDFELFLRTNRNLSPKTVHEHLYRLKKMTMRAVSQGTIRRDPYCRLHPELPKRKSRHLKLEDLKTLLTTPVEKPQLQFVRDMFIFSTFTGLAYADLKRLTVNDIIQSEDGSWWIHIQRQKTGTLSSVRLLDIPLKIIEKYREQRHDDKVFNLYKREYFIMLTRKLGEVYGFELTFHKARHNFGTHITLSMGIPIETVGKMMGHMRIETTQLYAKVTDKKVDEDMKRLKAAGLSQTSGLYEEDIIVRKQRRKSQSQLSENKETTL comes from the coding sequence ATGAAAAGAAATACTGATAATATGGAAATCAAACGTCGCAGTACATTTGCGATATTGTTTTATATAAACCGTACCAAAATCCGTAAAGACGGAACATGTCAGCTGCTGTGCAAGATAAGCATAGATGCCAAATGGGAACAGATAGGAACGAAAGTGTCTGTCAATCCTGCCGTTTGGAATCCGGAAAAGGGACGGGCTGACGGCCGCAGTGAGAATGCTATTACCGTCAACCGGGCCATTGATGATCTGACAAAAGAAATCAAGGAGCATTATAGGCGGATTAAGAACAGTCTGGGATTTATTACGGCAGAGCAGGTAAAGAATGCTGTGATGGGAGTCGGTCAGAAACCGCTAACTCTGCTGGCTCTTTTCAGAGAGCATAACGAGGAGTTCAAGAAGCGTATCGGGGTGGATCGGATAAAGGAAAGTTATGATTCCTACTTGCGCTCATATAAGCACCTTTCTGCTTTTGTGCAGGAAAAACGTGGTATAGAGGATGTTCTTTTACGGAATCTTGATCGTGTTTTTTATGATGACTTTGAACTGTTTCTCAGGACGAACAGGAACTTAAGTCCGAAGACAGTACATGAACACCTTTATAGACTGAAGAAGATGACTATGAGGGCTGTCAGTCAGGGAACAATACGCCGCGATCCTTACTGTCGTCTTCATCCGGAATTACCCAAACGGAAAAGTCGTCATCTGAAATTGGAAGATCTGAAGACACTGCTTACAACCCCGGTCGAGAAGCCACAGCTTCAGTTTGTCCGAGATATGTTCATTTTCTCCACCTTTACCGGACTTGCCTATGCAGATTTGAAAAGACTGACTGTTAATGATATTATACAATCTGAGGATGGTTCGTGGTGGATTCATATCCAACGTCAGAAAACAGGGACATTGTCTTCTGTACGGCTGTTGGATATTCCGTTGAAGATAATTGAAAAGTATCGGGAACAGCGTCATGATGACAAGGTTTTCAATTTATACAAGCGTGAGTATTTCATTATGCTTACCCGTAAGTTAGGTGAGGTATACGGTTTTGAACTCACATTCCATAAGGCGCGACACAATTTCGGAACTCATATAACTCTTTCAATGGGCATTCCAATTGAAACGGTCGGTAAAATGATGGGCCATATGCGAATTGAAACTACGCAGCTTTATGCTAAAGTCACCGACAAGAAAGTAGATGAAGACATGAAACGTCTGAAGGCAGCTGGTCTAAGCCAAACATCCGGCTTATATGAGGAGGATATTATAGTAAGGAAACAGAGACGAAAATCCCAAAGCCAGCTATCAGAAAATAAAGAAACGACCTTGTAA
- a CDS encoding helix-turn-helix domain-containing protein, with product MSYDLIDRKDQRIDTIFKGLENMERMIDAIRTAPRPAFHSDYFLTDEELSKLLKVSRRTLQEYRTLGVIPYYLVQGKALYKESDIQKVLDDAYKRCREEQRWV from the coding sequence ATGAGTTACGATCTTATAGACAGAAAGGACCAGCGGATTGATACTATTTTCAAAGGGCTGGAAAACATGGAGCGTATGATAGACGCAATAAGGACGGCTCCGAGACCCGCATTCCACAGTGATTATTTCCTCACGGACGAGGAACTTTCAAAGCTGTTGAAAGTAAGCCGGCGTACCTTGCAGGAATACCGGACCCTCGGTGTGATACCTTACTACCTTGTGCAGGGAAAAGCCCTTTACAAAGAGTCAGACATACAGAAAGTTCTTGACGACGCATATAAAAGATGCAGGGAAGAACAGCGATGGGTATGA
- a CDS encoding helix-turn-helix domain-containing protein, with translation MEIICIDKRTFDELVVRFSMIEKKVTGICNPAKDAGLKKWMDNQEVCGILRISKRTLQVYREKGLLPFTRVKNKFFYKPEDVQNMLESSYHPQKRKP, from the coding sequence ATGGAAATTATATGTATAGACAAACGGACATTTGACGAACTGGTTGTCCGATTCAGCATGATAGAGAAAAAAGTCACTGGTATATGCAATCCGGCCAAAGATGCAGGACTGAAAAAATGGATGGACAATCAGGAGGTATGCGGGATTCTCCGCATATCAAAGAGAACGCTTCAGGTATATCGTGAGAAAGGGCTGTTGCCTTTCACCCGGGTCAAGAACAAGTTCTTCTACAAGCCGGAAGATGTGCAAAACATGTTGGAATCAAGTTATCACCCACAAAAAAGAAAGCCATGA
- a CDS encoding helix-turn-helix domain-containing protein: MIQINRETFQMILHQIMERFDRIDDRLNRMNRQTAALEGDKLLDNQDMCELLGVTKRTLARYRQKKLVTYYMIDGRTYYKASEVQDFLSRKGKVLPAKIKKELGIQF; the protein is encoded by the coding sequence ATGATACAGATAAACAGGGAGACATTCCAGATGATACTCCATCAGATAATGGAACGGTTTGACAGGATAGATGACAGGCTGAACCGCATGAACAGGCAGACGGCCGCTCTTGAGGGTGACAAGCTGCTTGACAACCAGGATATGTGCGAGCTCCTTGGTGTTACCAAGCGTACACTTGCACGCTACCGCCAGAAGAAACTCGTCACCTACTACATGATTGACGGACGTACCTATTACAAGGCTTCGGAAGTCCAGGACTTCCTGAGCAGGAAAGGAAAGGTACTTCCGGCAAAAATTAAAAAGGAACTCGGTATTCAATTCTAA
- a CDS encoding sigma-54-dependent transcriptional regulator, giving the protein MKYRILIVEDNIMLAGQQKKRLEKSGYEAEITIDEPGARKLLKKESFDLVLSDVRLPEGDGISLLEWMRKERMDIPFIIMTGYASVPDAVQAIKLGAKDYLAKPVQMDELQRQLKDIFRPKSVICDKNKDLLPRNSLQMQEVEHLVSTVAPFDISVLILGPNGAGKESVAQRIHYIGERKDMPFVAVNCGVIPKELAPSLFFGHIKGTFTGADANKDGYFEVAKGGTLFLDEIGILSLDVQAMLLRVLQEGTYIPIGGNKEKRANVRIVAATNEDLQLAIQEKRFREDLYHRLCEFEIVLPSLHECPDDILSLAHHFRKKFSGELKRPTEGFSSEAEQLLLSYRWPGNVRELHNRIRRAVLMAKQPLIETADLNIKLEAATEEINLFPENDAEEKHSIIQALKTSHGSRKQAAGILHIDPSTLYRKMKKYGLNDK; this is encoded by the coding sequence ATGAAATACAGAATACTGATAGTTGAAGACAACATCATGCTTGCCGGGCAACAGAAAAAAAGGTTGGAAAAATCCGGTTATGAAGCAGAGATAACAATAGATGAACCTGGGGCACGAAAACTGCTCAAGAAAGAAAGTTTCGACCTTGTGCTGTCCGACGTACGCCTGCCGGAAGGGGACGGTATATCTTTGCTCGAATGGATGCGGAAGGAACGGATGGATATCCCTTTCATTATCATGACCGGATATGCTTCAGTACCGGATGCTGTACAAGCCATAAAACTGGGAGCCAAAGACTATCTGGCAAAACCGGTACAGATGGACGAATTGCAAAGACAACTGAAAGATATTTTCCGTCCCAAATCTGTGATATGCGACAAAAACAAGGATTTGCTCCCCAGAAACAGCCTTCAGATGCAGGAGGTCGAACATCTGGTCAGTACAGTCGCCCCATTTGACATTTCTGTGCTTATACTTGGTCCTAACGGTGCCGGAAAAGAATCGGTTGCACAGCGTATCCACTATATAGGAGAGCGGAAGGATATGCCGTTTGTCGCCGTGAATTGTGGAGTCATACCCAAGGAGCTTGCACCCTCCCTCTTTTTCGGGCACATAAAGGGAACATTTACCGGTGCCGACGCCAACAAGGACGGATATTTTGAAGTGGCAAAAGGCGGAACACTCTTTCTGGATGAAATAGGGATCTTGTCCCTGGACGTCCAAGCCATGCTGCTGCGGGTTTTGCAAGAAGGCACATACATCCCAATAGGTGGTAACAAAGAAAAGCGGGCTAATGTAAGAATTGTAGCCGCCACCAATGAAGATCTCCAACTTGCAATACAAGAAAAACGGTTCAGGGAAGACCTATACCACCGGCTATGCGAATTTGAGATTGTCCTGCCTTCCTTGCATGAATGCCCCGATGACATTCTGTCTTTGGCTCATCATTTCAGAAAAAAGTTTTCCGGAGAACTGAAAAGACCGACAGAAGGCTTCAGTTCTGAAGCGGAACAATTGCTTCTCTCTTACCGCTGGCCTGGGAACGTACGGGAACTGCATAACAGGATAAGAAGGGCGGTACTTATGGCTAAACAGCCGCTCATTGAAACCGCCGACCTGAATATCAAACTGGAAGCGGCGACCGAGGAAATCAATCTTTTTCCTGAAAACGATGCGGAAGAGAAACACTCGATAATACAGGCATTGAAAACCAGCCATGGGAGTCGCAAACAAGCAGCAGGCATACTGCATATTGATCCGTCCACACTATATCGGAAAATGAAAAAATATGGATTGAATGACAAATAA
- a CDS encoding ATP-binding response regulator: MSLRYKIFFGYAILMAVIGSMAAILIYERQRMREIEAETANINLVRRGINTAHRRITGLATLGEGVVNWNKADYLYYRNHRLQADSLLNSLKRHCREYVRPEQIDTLRALLAEKETHLLHIMEMFERRTEADSVLVNQLPEVARRATHIRTIEQKKKGIAGFFGKKEEIQVMPSQKELHDFSDSLIAIHQRQANEMDIYADSLRMRNRELNRTLNKLINDLDEQAQTAFSQRELKMAEAEKMSFFLMAGVIGMAIILLIISHLIIMRDLNRRERDKAELEDTATQNRTLSDMRKKIIITLSHDIRGPLNAISGSAELAMDTRDRKRRNAYLGNILESSRHITRLANSLLDLSRLDDAKETLNEIPFHLESFLESIAEEYTRKANDKGLMFDKAFMGCGITVLGDADRIRQIVVNILENAVKFTRTGYIKFLASYEEDTLSVKVKDTGIGMGENTTQRIFQPFERAAPDLDSEGFGLGLSITKGLVNLFGGRLSVSSQIGKGSEFKVEIPLRQTNEPARDKPETYTGNLRLPRRVLVVDDDPIQLRNTVEMMERNGISCRACTNAQEVVKALRTGEYDLLLTDIQMRGTGGFDLLHLLRLSNIGNSRTIPIAAMTARNDGDADRYIQAGFAGCIHKPFYTRDLLEFLSSLIGQNRTMDNHSPDFEALYVTTGDERWTLETLIEESNRNSSDLLDSLSQEKLDRKRIWETLHRMYPMWEQLGIAHELESYSYEEYVEDTDESAFRNDVERIVRRIDRLISETKSRLS, encoded by the coding sequence GTGTCGCTGCGATATAAAATATTTTTCGGCTATGCCATACTTATGGCGGTCATCGGTAGCATGGCCGCCATTTTGATATATGAACGGCAGCGGATGCGCGAAATTGAGGCAGAGACGGCAAACATAAACCTTGTACGTCGTGGTATCAACACGGCTCATCGCCGTATTACGGGGCTCGCCACATTGGGTGAGGGTGTGGTAAATTGGAACAAAGCGGACTATCTGTACTATCGTAACCACCGACTTCAAGCCGACAGTTTGTTGAACTCGCTTAAACGACACTGCCGTGAATATGTACGCCCGGAACAGATAGACACTCTTCGTGCTCTGCTTGCCGAAAAGGAGACACACCTGCTGCACATAATGGAAATGTTTGAACGGCGAACTGAAGCGGACAGCGTGCTGGTAAACCAGTTGCCGGAAGTGGCGAGGCGTGCAACACATATCCGTACCATAGAACAAAAGAAAAAAGGGATTGCAGGATTCTTCGGGAAAAAAGAAGAAATACAAGTAATGCCATCCCAAAAAGAACTTCATGATTTCAGCGACAGCCTGATAGCAATACATCAAAGACAGGCGAACGAAATGGACATTTATGCCGACAGCCTGCGTATGCGCAACAGGGAATTGAACAGGACATTGAACAAGCTGATAAACGACCTTGACGAACAGGCACAGACTGCCTTCTCACAAAGAGAGTTAAAAATGGCAGAAGCAGAGAAAATGTCGTTCTTTTTAATGGCAGGAGTAATCGGCATGGCCATCATCCTGCTCATCATTTCGCACCTTATCATCATGCGTGACCTTAACCGCAGGGAAAGGGACAAGGCTGAACTGGAAGATACGGCAACACAAAACCGTACACTCTCCGACATGCGCAAGAAAATAATCATCACACTTTCCCATGACATACGAGGACCTCTCAATGCCATCAGTGGCAGTGCTGAACTGGCCATGGATACTCGTGACCGGAAACGCCGCAATGCCTATCTCGGAAACATCCTTGAATCATCCCGTCATATCACCCGGCTTGCCAACAGCCTGCTTGACCTCTCCCGTCTGGACGATGCTAAAGAAACCCTGAACGAAATTCCTTTCCATCTTGAATCCTTTCTGGAAAGTATCGCTGAAGAATACACACGCAAGGCGAACGACAAAGGATTGATGTTTGACAAGGCTTTTATGGGGTGCGGCATCACCGTCCTTGGCGATGCAGACCGCATAAGGCAGATAGTGGTCAACATTCTGGAGAATGCTGTAAAATTCACCCGTACAGGTTATATCAAATTTCTGGCAAGTTATGAAGAAGATACTCTTTCAGTAAAGGTCAAAGATACGGGGATAGGAATGGGCGAGAACACAACACAACGCATTTTTCAGCCCTTTGAACGGGCTGCTCCTGATTTGGATTCAGAAGGCTTCGGACTGGGACTTTCCATTACGAAAGGGCTGGTGAACCTGTTCGGAGGAAGACTCTCTGTTTCGAGCCAGATCGGTAAAGGCAGCGAATTCAAGGTGGAAATTCCGCTTAGGCAGACCAATGAGCCTGCAAGAGACAAGCCAGAAACTTATACGGGAAACCTCAGACTTCCTCGGCGGGTTCTTGTAGTCGATGACGATCCGATACAATTGCGCAACACAGTTGAAATGATGGAACGGAACGGTATCTCATGCCGAGCCTGTACCAATGCACAGGAAGTGGTCAAGGCATTGAGAACCGGAGAATACGACCTATTGCTGACCGATATACAGATGCGTGGTACGGGAGGTTTTGACCTGTTGCATCTGCTACGCCTTTCCAACATAGGAAATTCACGGACAATTCCCATAGCTGCAATGACCGCCCGTAACGACGGCGATGCAGACCGCTATATTCAAGCCGGATTTGCCGGCTGTATCCACAAACCGTTCTATACAAGGGACCTGCTCGAATTTCTCTCGTCACTCATTGGACAGAACAGAACAATGGATAATCATTCTCCAGATTTCGAGGCTCTGTATGTCACTACAGGAGACGAACGCTGGACTTTGGAGACTCTTATAGAGGAATCCAATAGGAACAGTTCTGACTTGCTGGATTCTTTGAGTCAGGAAAAGCTCGACCGGAAGCGGATATGGGAAACTCTGCACAGGATGTACCCGATGTGGGAGCAATTGGGAATAGCCCATGAGCTGGAATCGTACAGCTATGAAGAGTATGTGGAAGATACGGATGAGTCAGCATTCCGCAATGATGTGGAAAGAATTGTCAGAAGAATAGACCGGCTGATATCTGAGACAAAAAGCCGATTATCGTAA
- a CDS encoding endonuclease/exonuclease/phosphatase family protein, translating to MKICTWNSQGNPLNDAIKLNILNHLLTTEQCNVVMIQECGNFILPAQHSGRYHYVVVEHAGAYNCRCNTCIIADLNFVASIHYLISGTGRSAICLNYNGCNIYTLHCESGSGAVGDIRDLVRHAVSPFIIGGDMNSTPSELSEYLRIMTTGTRSRPGNSANFACCGMPTHFSGRELDYFLIDSRLQLRTCVLRYHMMGGDHYPVILIFS from the coding sequence ATGAAAATTTGTACATGGAATTCCCAAGGAAATCCTCTTAATGATGCTATTAAATTAAATATATTGAATCATCTATTAACAACAGAACAATGTAATGTCGTTATGATACAAGAATGTGGTAATTTCATACTGCCTGCACAACATAGTGGTAGATACCACTATGTTGTGGTAGAACATGCAGGTGCTTATAATTGTAGATGTAATACTTGTATCATTGCGGATTTGAATTTTGTAGCATCAATACATTATCTGATATCAGGAACAGGCCGATCTGCAATTTGTTTAAATTATAATGGATGTAACATTTATACCCTTCATTGCGAATCTGGGTCTGGTGCTGTAGGAGATATAAGAGATTTAGTACGTCATGCAGTATCTCCTTTCATCATTGGCGGAGATATGAATTCAACGCCAAGCGAATTATCAGAATATTTAAGAATAATGACCACAGGTACCAGGAGTAGGCCGGGAAATAGTGCTAATTTTGCTTGTTGTGGTATGCCAACACATTTTTCAGGTCGAGAATTAGATTATTTCCTTATCGATAGCAGATTACAGCTAAGAACATGTGTACTAAGATATCATATGATGGGTGGGGATCACTATCCTGTGATATTGATATTTAGTTAA
- a CDS encoding DUF2589 domain-containing protein → MAEEIKNQGQQENAENLNENVSGQAKEIISAALEETQNRETSPVLKADSNVTDKFKGLPMRELIAAPLIAAAEAQQELAATAWNFYQQIAFDGKSGNKARILEFDVERPIQQDGKMTTMSQSVKAPFIGLVPIPSLLIDRVDVDFQMEVTDTSNVKSTTNAEVEAKASAKHWFINAEISGKVTTARENTRMTNQTAKYQIHVTASQQPQTEGLSKLMDIMASCIEPINTESSK, encoded by the coding sequence ATGGCAGAAGAAATAAAGAACCAAGGGCAACAAGAAAATGCGGAAAACTTGAATGAAAATGTAAGCGGACAGGCGAAAGAAATTATCTCCGCTGCATTGGAAGAGACTCAAAACAGAGAAACTTCTCCAGTTCTTAAAGCAGATTCAAACGTGACTGACAAATTCAAGGGGCTTCCCATGCGGGAACTTATTGCAGCTCCACTTATTGCAGCAGCCGAAGCACAACAGGAATTGGCAGCGACAGCATGGAATTTCTACCAGCAAATTGCATTTGATGGTAAAAGCGGCAATAAAGCGCGTATATTGGAATTCGATGTCGAAAGACCGATACAGCAGGATGGAAAAATGACAACAATGTCACAAAGTGTCAAGGCTCCGTTTATAGGATTGGTGCCTATTCCTTCCCTGCTCATAGATCGCGTGGATGTCGATTTCCAGATGGAGGTTACCGATACATCAAACGTAAAAAGCACTACCAACGCAGAAGTAGAGGCAAAAGCTTCTGCAAAACATTGGTTTATAAATGCGGAAATCAGCGGCAAAGTCACGACCGCCCGCGAGAACACCCGCATGACCAACCAAACGGCAAAATACCAGATACATGTGACAGCCAGTCAGCAGCCGCAGACCGAAGGTCTGTCTAAACTGATGGATATAATGGCTTCCTGTATCGAGCCTATAAATACAGAAAGCAGTAAATAG
- a CDS encoding DUF2589 domain-containing protein, which yields MGLFHRGKKNNDDEPDSVQTNSFSDIMNGLQYAVNCAQDTLQNHQIQNLTRLFEGTNANNANTFQSKKIMVGDKTIDIPLIALISHHYLAMDNVQIKFKAKVGSVESQIPENNLLLSSPHRANLQMQMSNIKPDADDVMEVCVNFKVQETPESISRIIDDFVKNI from the coding sequence ATGGGACTTTTTCACAGAGGCAAGAAAAATAATGACGATGAGCCGGACAGTGTTCAAACCAATTCATTCTCTGATATTATGAATGGTTTGCAGTACGCCGTAAACTGTGCACAAGATACATTACAGAATCATCAGATACAAAATCTGACCAGACTTTTTGAAGGAACAAATGCAAATAACGCAAATACGTTCCAATCGAAAAAAATCATGGTTGGAGACAAGACTATTGATATTCCACTTATAGCCTTGATATCCCATCATTATCTTGCAATGGATAATGTGCAGATAAAGTTCAAGGCGAAGGTCGGAAGCGTGGAATCACAGATCCCGGAAAACAACTTGCTGTTATCCAGTCCGCACAGAGCCAATCTCCAGATGCAGATGAGCAACATAAAACCGGATGCGGATGATGTCATGGAGGTTTGCGTCAATTTTAAGGTTCAGGAGACTCCGGAGAGCATTTCCCGAATTATTGACGATTTTGTAAAAAATATCTAA